From one Phocaeicola salanitronis DSM 18170 genomic stretch:
- a CDS encoding HAD family hydrolase → MKKLTDIQGVIFDYGGTIDTNSRHWAEVLWEKYRELQVPVDKPVFREAYVHGERTLARQPLVKPEDNFYDVLRIKTRVQMDWLVENGILPHEKAVAENYASRIADACYAYVLEVLKRTRPVVKTLSEHYKLVLVSNFYGNIQAVLKDFGLDGFFSRIVESSVVGVRKPDPAIYRLGVEAMGLPAGQVLVVGDSFSKDVVPAKKVGCKVAWLKGEGWGNEETDDSLPDVVITDLPDLLPYLIID, encoded by the coding sequence ATGAAGAAGTTAACAGATATTCAGGGAGTGATATTCGATTACGGAGGGACAATCGACACCAACAGCCGCCATTGGGCGGAAGTGTTGTGGGAGAAGTACCGGGAACTTCAGGTGCCGGTAGACAAGCCGGTTTTTCGTGAGGCATACGTGCATGGCGAACGCACGTTGGCGCGCCAGCCGTTGGTGAAGCCCGAAGACAATTTTTACGATGTGCTTCGCATCAAGACGCGCGTCCAGATGGATTGGCTGGTGGAGAATGGAATATTGCCGCATGAAAAAGCCGTGGCGGAAAATTATGCCAGCCGCATTGCGGATGCATGTTATGCATACGTGCTTGAGGTCTTGAAGCGCACACGTCCCGTGGTGAAGACGCTTTCCGAACATTATAAGTTGGTCTTGGTCTCTAATTTTTATGGAAACATTCAGGCTGTATTGAAAGATTTTGGCTTGGATGGCTTCTTTTCCCGCATCGTTGAGTCGTCTGTGGTAGGAGTACGTAAGCCCGACCCTGCGATTTACCGTTTGGGAGTAGAAGCTATGGGACTTCCGGCTGGTCAAGTTTTGGTAGTAGGCGATTCGTTTTCGAAAGATGTGGTGCCTGCCAAAAAAGTAGGATGTAAAGTCGCTTGGCTGAAAGGCGAAGGGTGGGGAAACGAGGAAACAGACGATTCGTTGCCCGATGTGGTGATAACCGACCTTCCGGATTTGTTGCCTTATTTGATAATTGATTAA
- a CDS encoding lysylphosphatidylglycerol synthase transmembrane domain-containing protein, with protein sequence MKEKFRNIFWFFGIFAIVVMLFTFDMDYEELWANLHRAGIWLPAVILLWVFIYYLNAWSWYVIIRDGKSAKVPFWQVYKLTISGYALNYATPVGLMGGEPYRIMELSSYVGTSKATSSVILYAMMHIFSHFWFWLTSAVLYVLIEPMNWGIGVMLAVVVAFCSLAIYFFMKGYRNGMAVRTLKMLTHVPFLKKWANRFSVEKKETLQRIDAQIAELHKQRKSTFYVSLGLEFLARIVGCLEVYFILNILTTDVSFLVCILIMAFTSLFANLFFFSPMQLGAREGGFALATGGLAIPSAFGVYTSLITRVRELFWIIIGVLLMKVGNRKKG encoded by the coding sequence ATGAAAGAAAAATTCCGTAATATATTTTGGTTCTTCGGCATCTTTGCCATTGTGGTGATGCTTTTTACGTTCGATATGGACTATGAAGAACTATGGGCTAACCTTCATCGGGCAGGGATATGGCTTCCTGCGGTTATTTTGCTGTGGGTGTTCATCTATTACTTGAACGCATGGTCGTGGTATGTGATTATCCGTGACGGGAAGAGTGCCAAAGTGCCTTTCTGGCAAGTGTATAAGCTGACGATATCAGGATATGCCTTGAACTATGCTACGCCGGTAGGGCTGATGGGTGGAGAGCCTTACCGCATTATGGAACTTAGTTCGTATGTCGGGACAAGCAAAGCGACTTCGTCTGTCATCCTTTATGCGATGATGCACATTTTTTCCCATTTTTGGTTTTGGCTAACTTCGGCTGTGCTTTATGTGCTCATTGAGCCGATGAATTGGGGAATAGGCGTGATGCTTGCCGTTGTCGTTGCATTCTGTTCGCTTGCCATCTATTTTTTTATGAAAGGATACCGTAACGGGATGGCGGTGCGTACACTGAAGATGCTTACGCATGTGCCTTTTCTCAAGAAATGGGCAAACCGGTTCAGTGTGGAGAAAAAAGAAACGCTGCAACGGATTGACGCGCAGATAGCCGAGCTTCACAAGCAGCGCAAGAGCACGTTTTATGTCTCGTTGGGGCTGGAGTTTTTGGCACGTATCGTGGGCTGTCTGGAAGTGTATTTCATATTGAACATCCTGACCACAGACGTGAGTTTTCTTGTCTGTATCCTGATTATGGCTTTTACTTCCCTTTTCGCCAACTTGTTTTTCTTTTCGCCCATGCAGTTGGGTGCACGCGAAGGCGGATTCGCATTGGCTACGGGAGGGCTTGCCATTCCCAGTGCCTTTGGGGTATATACCAGTCTGATAACCCGTGTGCGTGAGTTGTTTTGGATTATAATCGGTGTGTTGCTGATGAAAGTAGGCAACCGTAAAAAAGGATAA
- a CDS encoding CDP-alcohol phosphatidyltransferase family protein, with protein MSIEKKGLEASFKSMDTEEFLDIHFNRPIGYVWALFFNRFGVHPNVVTILSILLGVAAGVMFYFPDMKHTITGIVLLMWANHYDSCDGQLARMTGKKTRWGRMLDGFAGDLWFISIYAAICLRLTFQPLPFGIGAEHGAVWGIGIWVLALLSGTLCHSRQCALADYYRNIHLFFLKGESGSELDNFKQQREIFHSLPWKRNFWWKAFLYFYGNYTRKQERMTPNFQRFYTFVQQKYGNAVPQELRDEFRRLSLPLMKYANILTFNTRAIALYVSLLIGEPWLYFVFEIVVMTALFLYMRHRHEAVCAFLYHKYVE; from the coding sequence ATGAGTATAGAAAAGAAAGGGCTTGAAGCATCGTTTAAGTCGATGGACACAGAAGAGTTTTTGGATATACACTTCAATCGCCCGATAGGTTATGTTTGGGCGTTGTTCTTTAACCGTTTTGGTGTGCATCCCAATGTGGTGACCATCCTCTCTATTCTTTTAGGTGTGGCGGCTGGCGTCATGTTTTATTTCCCTGACATGAAGCATACCATTACGGGTATCGTGCTGCTGATGTGGGCAAACCATTATGACAGTTGTGACGGGCAATTGGCGCGGATGACGGGGAAAAAGACTCGTTGGGGACGTATGCTCGATGGCTTTGCAGGCGACCTTTGGTTTATATCCATCTATGCTGCCATTTGCCTGCGGCTTACTTTTCAGCCTTTGCCCTTTGGGATAGGGGCAGAGCATGGAGCAGTATGGGGGATAGGCATTTGGGTGCTGGCGTTGCTTTCAGGCACGCTATGCCATAGCCGCCAATGTGCGTTGGCAGACTATTACCGTAATATCCACCTTTTCTTTTTGAAAGGAGAGTCCGGAAGTGAGCTTGATAACTTCAAGCAGCAGCGCGAGATATTCCACAGCCTTCCGTGGAAAAGGAATTTTTGGTGGAAAGCTTTTCTTTATTTTTATGGGAACTATACCCGCAAGCAAGAACGCATGACACCCAATTTCCAACGCTTTTACACATTTGTGCAGCAGAAATACGGCAATGCTGTCCCGCAGGAATTGCGCGATGAATTCCGCCGTTTGAGCCTGCCTTTAATGAAGTATGCCAATATCCTGACGTTCAACACGCGTGCCATTGCGCTTTATGTTTCATTACTCATTGGCGAGCCGTGGCTGTATTTCGTTTTTGAAATTGTTGTAATGACTGCTTTGTTCTTGTATATGCGTCATCGCCACGAAGCGGTATGCGCTTTCCTTTATCATAAATATGTAGAATAA
- a CDS encoding ATP-grasp domain-containing protein, translated as MQQNGEKIRVVGVSRGNEFSPNHIGNDAAIFNGAANELAKRGCEVTVFPEKEFVAECIQADFIFDMARDSATVSRLKELEDAGALVINSGYGIDNCARQPMTELLIANGIPHPDTCIIPTEGGSLPEVFPYWIKRGDSHAMVKEDVVYVECKREADMVMADFRRRGISTAVINAHLVGDLVKFYGVQGTDFFYSFYPTEQSHSKYGLEAINGKARGFPFDRNKLRDYANQAAEVLKVPIYGGDCVVSSTGEIRIIDFNDWPSFAPCREEAAPYIAECIYNRILSKLNNR; from the coding sequence ATGCAACAAAATGGAGAAAAGATTCGGGTAGTAGGCGTGAGCCGCGGAAACGAGTTTTCCCCGAATCATATAGGGAACGATGCTGCCATTTTCAACGGTGCGGCAAACGAATTGGCTAAGAGAGGATGTGAAGTGACAGTTTTCCCTGAAAAAGAGTTTGTAGCTGAGTGTATTCAGGCAGATTTTATTTTTGATATGGCTCGTGACAGTGCGACGGTTTCCCGCTTGAAAGAACTGGAAGATGCGGGAGCCTTGGTGATAAATTCAGGCTATGGCATTGATAATTGCGCACGTCAGCCGATGACCGAACTTTTAATAGCGAACGGTATCCCTCATCCGGATACTTGCATCATTCCGACGGAAGGCGGTTCGTTGCCAGAGGTGTTTCCTTATTGGATTAAACGAGGCGATTCGCATGCGATGGTAAAAGAGGATGTGGTGTACGTAGAATGCAAGCGGGAAGCAGACATGGTGATGGCAGATTTCCGCAGGAGAGGCATCTCTACGGCAGTAATCAATGCGCATTTGGTCGGTGACTTGGTGAAGTTCTACGGCGTGCAAGGTACAGATTTCTTTTATTCTTTTTATCCTACCGAGCAATCGCATAGCAAATACGGTCTGGAAGCGATTAACGGGAAGGCAAGAGGTTTTCCGTTCGACCGCAATAAGCTGAGGGATTATGCCAATCAGGCGGCAGAAGTGCTTAAGGTTCCCATTTACGGAGGCGATTGCGTTGTGTCTTCTACGGGAGAAATCCGCATTATTGATTTCAATGACTGGCCGAGTTTCGCTCCTTGCCGTGAGGAGGCGGCTCCCTACATTGCCGAGTGTATTTACAACCGTATCTTGTCCAAACTGAATAACCGATAA
- a CDS encoding nucleotidyltransferase family protein, which yields MKFAIISAGEGSRLSQEGVCLPKPLVQLNGTAMIDRLIRIFTANGAEEIVVIINNEVPLTKAHLEELAQASEVPLRVIVKTTPSSMHSFYELSPYLKGERFCLTTVDTVFHEDEFARFIEAFKVSDTDGMMAVTDYIDDEKPLYIGTDDNLNITGFYDAARTDTKYISGGIYCLAPRAIDTLESCIRQGISRMRNFQRQLVSDGLQLKAYPFSKILDVDHADDIRKAEDFLNDKK from the coding sequence ATGAAGTTCGCGATAATATCAGCGGGAGAAGGCTCCCGCCTTTCGCAAGAGGGCGTCTGTTTGCCTAAACCGTTGGTGCAATTGAATGGTACAGCAATGATTGACCGTTTAATCCGTATTTTTACGGCAAACGGGGCAGAAGAGATTGTGGTGATAATCAATAATGAAGTGCCGCTCACAAAGGCGCATTTGGAAGAGTTGGCGCAGGCATCCGAAGTGCCTTTGCGGGTGATAGTGAAGACTACGCCCAGTTCGATGCATAGTTTTTATGAGCTTAGCCCTTATCTGAAAGGAGAGCGTTTTTGCCTTACTACGGTAGATACGGTTTTTCATGAAGATGAGTTTGCCCGTTTTATCGAGGCGTTCAAGGTGTCGGATACAGACGGTATGATGGCGGTGACTGACTATATAGACGATGAGAAGCCTTTGTACATTGGGACGGATGACAACCTGAACATAACGGGCTTTTATGATGCGGCAAGAACTGATACGAAATACATATCAGGGGGCATTTATTGCCTGGCTCCCCGGGCGATTGATACGTTGGAATCTTGCATCCGTCAGGGTATATCGCGTATGCGCAATTTTCAGCGCCAGCTGGTAAGTGACGGCTTGCAGCTGAAAGCTTATCCGTTTTCGAAGATTCTGGACGTAGACCATGCGGATGATATCCGGAAGGCGGAGGATTTTTTGAATGATAAAAAATAA
- the pdxA gene encoding 4-hydroxythreonine-4-phosphate dehydrogenase PdxA has translation MEERKIKVGITHGDINGVGYEVILKTFSDPLMLELCTPIVYGSPKVAAYHRKAMDISTNFSIVNSASEAQEGRLSIVNCTEDELKVELSKPTAEGGRAALDALEKALGEYREDLFDVLVTAPLNRNVIQSEVKSFPGHAEYIEKQVGRNRKALTMFVKGDFRVALLTGNIPVKDVSGSLSKELIIEKLEIFNRSLKQDFGIDSPRIAVFALNPHAGDNGLTGDEEKEIIIPAMEAMGQRGVFCYGPYPADELMGSGNYRHFDGILAMYHDQGVLPFSTLAMDEGVNFTAGLPIVHTSPAHGTAYDIAGKGIASEESFRQAVYMAIDVFRRRRLEEEISARPLRKQYYEKRDDSDKLKLDTVEED, from the coding sequence ATGGAAGAACGTAAAATAAAAGTGGGGATTACCCATGGAGACATTAACGGAGTGGGTTATGAGGTGATTTTAAAGACTTTTTCTGACCCGTTGATGTTGGAATTGTGCACTCCGATCGTGTATGGTTCGCCGAAAGTAGCGGCTTATCATCGCAAGGCTATGGATATATCAACCAATTTCAGCATTGTCAATTCAGCTTCCGAAGCGCAAGAAGGACGGTTGAGCATCGTTAATTGTACTGAGGATGAACTGAAGGTGGAATTGTCCAAGCCAACTGCTGAAGGCGGCCGGGCTGCTTTGGATGCGTTGGAAAAAGCATTGGGAGAATATCGTGAAGACCTTTTCGATGTGTTGGTGACGGCACCGCTCAATAGGAATGTTATCCAATCGGAGGTTAAGTCTTTCCCTGGTCATGCCGAATACATTGAAAAGCAGGTCGGAAGAAACCGGAAAGCGTTGACGATGTTTGTGAAAGGAGATTTTAGGGTTGCTTTGCTTACCGGAAACATTCCGGTAAAAGATGTATCCGGCAGTTTGAGCAAAGAACTGATTATAGAGAAACTTGAAATCTTTAACCGTTCATTAAAGCAGGATTTTGGTATAGACAGTCCGCGTATTGCGGTTTTTGCGCTTAATCCGCATGCTGGCGACAACGGCTTGACCGGGGATGAAGAAAAGGAAATCATCATTCCTGCTATGGAAGCGATGGGGCAGCGGGGAGTATTCTGTTACGGCCCTTATCCGGCTGACGAACTGATGGGGTCGGGCAATTATCGGCATTTTGACGGTATATTGGCTATGTATCACGACCAAGGCGTGCTGCCTTTCAGTACTTTGGCAATGGATGAAGGTGTTAATTTTACTGCAGGATTGCCTATCGTGCATACATCTCCGGCGCATGGTACGGCTTATGATATTGCCGGAAAGGGAATTGCTTCGGAAGAATCGTTCCGTCAGGCTGTGTATATGGCGATAGATGTATTTCGCCGCCGCCGCTTGGAAGAAGAAATTAGCGCGCGTCCCTTGCGTAAGCAATATTATGAGAAGCGGGATGATAGTGATAAATTGAAATTGGATACGGTAGAAGAAGATTGA
- a CDS encoding DUF4837 family protein, with amino-acid sequence MKRLALYLIGMVTLAVSMASCKGDGKSLITPASSGRPYEILVVADDNCWKAPDSALYHVLDSDVPGLPQSERSFRISRVPHAYYDRSMRLFRNIILTDINPELYTQTKFKYARDVYSSPQMILIIQAPSQREFADYVSRHGNVIVDFFTRAEMNREIKELKQKHNRVISAKAGSIFDCDIWMPLELESYKEGKDFLWASSNLNDLNFVMYSYPFRDHDTFTKAYFIHKRDSVMKINLPGAREGMYMETADSMFVETRSISVGGDYAFEARGLWEMKNDAMGGPFVSHVRVDRAHARVVVVEGFVYNPGGLKRDKMRKLNAALYTLQLPSVKDVSEIPVDSTVAEEKMERKAE; translated from the coding sequence ATGAAGCGTTTGGCTCTTTATTTGATAGGTATGGTGACGCTTGCGGTAAGCATGGCGTCATGTAAAGGTGACGGGAAGAGTTTGATTACTCCTGCTTCGAGCGGACGGCCTTATGAGATATTGGTGGTCGCTGACGATAATTGCTGGAAGGCTCCGGACAGTGCTTTGTATCATGTGCTGGATTCTGATGTGCCGGGACTTCCCCAGTCGGAACGTTCTTTCCGGATTTCCCGTGTGCCTCATGCTTATTATGACCGCTCGATGCGTTTGTTCCGTAACATTATTCTGACAGACATAAATCCCGAACTTTATACGCAGACAAAGTTTAAATATGCCCGTGACGTTTATTCGTCTCCCCAGATGATTCTGATTATTCAGGCTCCTTCCCAGCGTGAATTCGCTGATTACGTGAGCCGGCACGGCAATGTAATCGTTGACTTCTTTACGCGTGCGGAGATGAATCGCGAAATCAAGGAATTGAAGCAGAAGCATAATCGTGTAATCTCGGCGAAAGCAGGCAGTATATTTGACTGTGACATCTGGATGCCGTTGGAATTGGAATCGTATAAAGAAGGAAAAGACTTCTTATGGGCTTCTTCTAATTTGAACGACTTGAATTTTGTCATGTATTCGTATCCGTTCCGCGACCATGATACATTTACGAAAGCTTATTTTATTCATAAGCGTGATTCGGTCATGAAAATAAATTTGCCGGGCGCACGTGAAGGGATGTATATGGAAACTGCGGATTCGATGTTTGTAGAGACGCGCAGTATATCAGTCGGCGGCGATTATGCATTCGAAGCACGTGGATTATGGGAAATGAAGAACGATGCCATGGGAGGGCCTTTTGTCTCTCATGTGCGTGTTGACCGTGCTCATGCCCGTGTAGTGGTGGTAGAGGGATTTGTGTACAATCCCGGCGGGCTGAAGCGGGATAAAATGCGTAAATTAAATGCCGCTTTGTATACTTTGCAGCTTCCCTCGGTAAAGGACGTTTCTGAAATCCCTGTGGATTCAACTGTTGCGGAAGAAAAGATGGAGCGTAAAGCAGAATAA
- the rlmN gene encoding 23S rRNA (adenine(2503)-C(2))-methyltransferase RlmN, with translation MKTALLGKTLDELNDAVKELGMPAFSARQIAQWLYGKKVSSIDEMTNLSLRNRELLKEHYEVGAALPVHAMRSADGTVKYLFRTPEGNFVESVYIPDGERATLCVSSQVGCKMNCKFCMTGKQGYAGSLTVTQILNQIYSIPERDSLTNVVFMGMGEPFDNLDAVLRALEILTSDYGYAWSPKRITVSTVGLRRGLERFLAESDCHLAVSLHSPFPSQRAELMPAERAFPITEIVNVLRNYDFSKQRRLSFEYILFGGVNDSLVYAKELVKLLRGLDCRINLIRFHAIPGVDLQGADMETMTAFRDYLTKHGIFATIRASRGEDIFAACGMLSTAEQQAEKERNLVKQ, from the coding sequence ATGAAGACAGCTTTATTGGGTAAGACATTGGACGAGTTGAATGATGCCGTTAAAGAATTAGGCATGCCTGCGTTTTCTGCCAGGCAGATTGCTCAATGGCTCTATGGAAAGAAGGTCAGTTCGATAGACGAAATGACCAATCTGTCTCTTCGGAACCGGGAGCTGCTGAAAGAACATTATGAAGTCGGGGCTGCTCTTCCGGTACATGCGATGCGCTCGGCAGACGGGACCGTAAAGTATCTTTTCCGTACTCCGGAAGGCAACTTTGTGGAGTCTGTTTATATCCCTGACGGAGAGCGTGCGACACTGTGCGTTTCTTCACAGGTCGGGTGTAAAATGAATTGTAAGTTCTGTATGACGGGGAAGCAAGGATATGCAGGTAGCTTGACCGTCACGCAGATACTGAATCAGATTTATTCAATCCCCGAACGCGACTCCCTGACCAATGTCGTATTCATGGGCATGGGTGAACCGTTTGATAATTTGGATGCTGTATTGCGTGCCTTGGAAATATTGACTTCTGATTACGGATATGCCTGGAGCCCTAAGCGGATAACGGTGTCTACCGTAGGCTTACGCCGTGGATTGGAGCGCTTTTTAGCGGAAAGCGATTGTCATTTGGCGGTTAGCCTGCATTCGCCGTTCCCTTCCCAACGGGCTGAATTGATGCCTGCAGAACGGGCTTTCCCGATAACAGAAATCGTAAATGTGCTGCGTAACTATGATTTTAGCAAGCAGCGCCGCTTGTCGTTTGAGTATATCCTGTTTGGGGGAGTGAACGACAGTTTGGTTTATGCCAAAGAATTGGTGAAGTTGTTGCGTGGCTTGGATTGCCGTATCAATCTGATTCGTTTTCATGCCATTCCGGGTGTGGACTTGCAGGGTGCGGATATGGAAACCATGACGGCTTTCCGTGACTATCTGACGAAGCATGGCATATTCGCTACCATCCGTGCTTCACGTGGAGAAGATATATTTGCGGCTTGCGGCATGCTTTCGACGGCTGAACAGCAGGCGGAAAAAGAAAGGAACTTAGTAAAACAATAA
- a CDS encoding C1 family peptidase, whose translation MRKSMALCLMTMALTVQAQQGGITPDVLKEIKSSYKHTASDKAIYNAMAGTSIAVLAKNHERLANFDTHFSDRVVSHGITDQQQSGRCWLFTGLNVLRAQMMAKYGLDEMEFSENYCFFYDQLEKANLFLQGIIDTREKPMEDKMVEWLFKHPISDGGQFTGISDIIGKYGVVPASVMPETYSSENTGQIANLVGLKLKEFGLQLRQAASEGAGEAALAKQKTEMLGTIYRMLALAFGEPVEHFEWTMKGETKEYTPQSFYQTFLGNDLTGNYVMLMNDPSREFYQCYEIDYDRHTYDGRNWTYVNLPIEDIKEMAIKSIKDSTMMYFSCDVGKFLDSKQGTLDLNNYDYASLLGTTFNMDKKQRIQTFASGSSHAMTLMAVDLDANGKPKKWMVENSWGAEAGYQGHLIMTDEWFDEYMFRLVVEKKYVPAAVLDILKQKPVRLPAWDPMFADEE comes from the coding sequence ATGAGGAAAAGTATGGCATTGTGCCTGATGACTATGGCTCTTACAGTGCAGGCACAACAAGGAGGGATTACTCCGGATGTATTGAAAGAAATAAAAAGCAGTTATAAACATACGGCTTCGGATAAGGCAATCTATAATGCGATGGCAGGAACGAGTATTGCGGTTCTGGCAAAGAATCATGAACGTTTGGCTAACTTTGACACGCATTTCTCTGACCGTGTCGTTTCCCATGGCATTACCGACCAACAACAGTCCGGGCGCTGCTGGCTGTTTACAGGCCTGAATGTGCTTCGTGCGCAGATGATGGCGAAGTACGGCTTGGATGAAATGGAGTTTTCCGAGAATTATTGTTTCTTTTATGACCAGTTGGAGAAAGCGAACCTGTTCCTGCAGGGCATCATTGATACACGCGAGAAGCCGATGGAAGATAAGATGGTAGAGTGGCTCTTTAAGCATCCTATCAGTGACGGCGGCCAGTTTACGGGCATTTCCGACATTATCGGGAAGTATGGGGTTGTGCCTGCTTCTGTAATGCCCGAAACATACAGCAGCGAAAATACGGGGCAGATTGCCAACTTGGTAGGGCTGAAGCTGAAAGAGTTTGGCTTGCAGTTGCGTCAGGCCGCATCGGAAGGTGCGGGCGAGGCTGCATTGGCAAAGCAGAAGACGGAGATGCTGGGCACAATTTACCGCATGTTGGCACTGGCTTTTGGCGAGCCGGTGGAGCATTTTGAATGGACCATGAAAGGAGAGACCAAAGAATATACTCCTCAATCATTTTATCAGACTTTTTTAGGTAATGATTTGACGGGCAATTATGTGATGCTGATGAATGACCCCAGCCGTGAATTCTACCAATGTTATGAAATCGATTATGACCGGCATACGTACGACGGACGGAACTGGACGTATGTGAATTTGCCGATAGAAGATATCAAGGAAATGGCAATCAAGTCTATCAAGGACAGCACGATGATGTATTTCTCTTGTGATGTGGGCAAGTTTCTCGATAGCAAACAGGGGACGCTCGATTTGAATAATTACGATTACGCTTCTTTGCTGGGTACTACATTCAATATGGATAAAAAGCAGCGTATCCAGACTTTTGCCAGTGGGTCGAGCCATGCCATGACCTTGATGGCTGTAGATTTGGATGCCAATGGCAAGCCGAAGAAATGGATGGTGGAAAACAGTTGGGGTGCTGAAGCCGGCTATCAGGGACATCTTATCATGACCGATGAATGGTTTGACGAATACATGTTCCGTCTGGTTGTCGAAAAGAAATATGTACCGGCAGCAGTCTTGGATATCTTGAAACAGAAGCCTGTCCGGCTTCCGGCATGGGATCCGATGTTTGCGGATGAAGAATAA
- a CDS encoding N-acetylmuramoyl-L-alanine amidase family protein, with the protein MVLCCLLVVPVFAAKDKKTRKEPLFGKAEASYQVTSDALKGATFYLVSGHGGPDPGCIGKYRGKELHEDEYAYDIVLRLGRELLKRGAKVHFIIQDAKDGIRNTAILKNSKRETCMGKAIPLGQIERLQQRCDAINKLYRKEKGSYKRAVFIHIDSRSKGKQTDVYFYHAPGSKYGERLASQLQKTFRAKYDRHQPNRGFRGTVSERNLYVLRNSTPYAVFLELGNIQNARDQQRLVIPDNRQALANWITEAIVKDYKKK; encoded by the coding sequence ATGGTGTTGTGTTGTCTTTTGGTAGTTCCGGTATTTGCGGCAAAAGATAAAAAGACGCGTAAAGAACCTTTGTTCGGGAAAGCGGAGGCTTCTTATCAGGTAACTTCGGATGCATTGAAAGGAGCCACATTCTATTTGGTTAGCGGGCATGGAGGTCCTGACCCCGGATGTATCGGGAAGTATCGGGGAAAAGAGCTGCACGAGGATGAATACGCTTACGACATTGTCTTGCGTTTAGGCAGGGAATTGCTGAAACGGGGCGCAAAAGTGCATTTTATCATTCAGGATGCAAAAGACGGCATCCGGAATACGGCTATTCTGAAGAACAGCAAACGGGAAACATGTATGGGCAAGGCGATTCCCTTGGGACAGATAGAGCGCCTGCAACAGCGCTGCGACGCGATTAACAAGCTTTACCGGAAAGAAAAGGGAAGTTACAAGCGGGCTGTCTTTATCCATATAGACAGCCGGAGCAAAGGGAAGCAGACCGATGTCTATTTCTATCATGCTCCCGGAAGCAAGTATGGTGAACGTCTGGCGTCACAACTGCAAAAGACATTCCGTGCCAAGTATGACCGCCATCAGCCTAACCGGGGATTTAGGGGAACGGTGAGCGAACGTAATCTGTATGTCTTGCGTAATTCTACCCCTTATGCCGTGTTTTTGGAATTGGGAAATATCCAGAATGCGCGCGACCAGCAGCGTCTGGTTATTCCGGATAACCGGCAGGCGTTGGCAAATTGGATAACAGAGGCTATTGTGAAAGATTACAAAAAGAAATAA
- a CDS encoding TlpA family protein disulfide reductase: protein MQAQEPDAAGYIVKVGETAPDFEMTLTTGEKIRLSSLRGKVVMLQFTASWCGVCRKEMPFIERDIWQKHKDNASFALLGIDRDEPLEKVNAFIKQTKVTYPMGLDPGADIFAKYAERQAGITRNVLIDKDGKIVLMTRLYNEDEFASLCKKIDELLK, encoded by the coding sequence ATGCAGGCTCAAGAGCCTGATGCGGCGGGATATATAGTGAAAGTAGGAGAGACGGCTCCCGATTTTGAAATGACGTTGACCACCGGAGAGAAAATCCGGTTGTCTTCCTTGCGCGGCAAAGTGGTTATGCTTCAGTTTACCGCAAGCTGGTGTGGGGTATGCCGTAAGGAAATGCCTTTCATCGAGCGGGATATCTGGCAGAAGCATAAGGACAATGCTTCGTTTGCCTTATTGGGCATTGACCGGGATGAACCGTTGGAAAAAGTCAATGCGTTTATCAAGCAGACAAAGGTTACCTATCCCATGGGGCTTGATCCGGGTGCGGATATTTTTGCTAAATATGCCGAGCGCCAGGCGGGAATTACCCGTAATGTACTGATTGATAAAGATGGCAAGATTGTGCTGATGACACGGTTGTATAACGAGGACGAGTTCGCTTCATTGTGTAAGAAAATAGACGAATTGCTGAAATGA